A single window of Colletotrichum destructivum chromosome 9, complete sequence DNA harbors:
- a CDS encoding Putative carboxylesterase, type B, carboxylesterase type B, carboxylesterase type B, active, with translation MRPHGFKLLLALLLSASDLSECLSGHHQRDVSPSPSGGAAAAASPSVRLSNGTYIGVRNDQYAQDFFLGIPYAQPPVGPLRYAPPQPLDESFDEPRSAAEYGRMCIGYGSDTANLGSPVSEDCLTINIVRPAGTKPGDNLPVGLWVHGGSYVNGGSLDPRYNLSYIVEQSVRENKPIIAASINYRLSYWGFLFSQELQDGKAGNLGFRDQRLALRWLRDNIAPFGGSPDKVTVWGESAGARSLGMQLIAYDGRHDGLFRSAILQSGSSVAKFVGAEAWQPFFDAILRKTSCDASGDSAARLACLRALPWQTLNSIFNGSDPLNVTAPVITAVIDGDFITAQASALLRQGKFAPVPLLLGNNFDEGTGYARQGVNTTEQFEAWVASSLQVDAAQVATISRLYPDDPAVGIPASHPGRPSGSLAAFGSQWKRVAAVAGDYQQHSGRRLLASSYARVGLPVYSYMWNVYVNGLGPIYGATHFQEVVFVFNNVRALGYATNPFEGKPKSYFELADLMSKMWVAFIHDTDPNQCNSPRLTWPRYTPRRPQNLVFDANYTRLGYVARDDYRAAEIAYMQEHVF, from the exons ATGCGTCCACACGGGTTTAAGCTTCTTCTGGCGTTGCttctctcggcctcggaccTGTCCGAGTGCCTGTCAGGCCACCACCAGCGTGACGTTTCGCCTTCTCCCtctggtggtgctgctgctgctgcgtccCCCTCCGTGCGCCTCTCAAACGGGACCTACATCGGCGTGCGGAACGACCAGTACGCCCAGgacttcttcctcggcatcccgtACGCCCAGCCGCCCGTTGGACCCCTCCGCTacgcgccgccgcagcctctCGACGAATCCTTTGACGAACCGAGGTCGGCCGCCGAGTATGGCCGGATGTGCATCGGGTACGGCTCCGACACGGCCAATCTCGGCAGCCCGGTCTCGGAGGACTGCTTGACCATCAACATCGTCCGCCCGGCCGGGACGAAGCCGGGAGACAACCTCCCGGTTGGTCTTTGGGTTCATGGAGGT AGCTATGTCAACGGCGGATCGCTCGACCCGAGGTACAACCTGAGCTACATCGTCGAACAGTCCGTCCGGGAGAACAAGCCCATCATCGCGGCCTCCATCAACTACCGCCTCTCCTACTGGGGCTTCCTCTTCAGCCAGGAGCTCCAGGACGGCAAGGCGGGCAACCTCGGCTTCCGGGACCAGCGCCTGGCGCTGCGGTGGCTCCGCGACAACATCGCCCCCTTCGGCGGCAGCCCGGACAAGGTGACCGTCTGGGGCGAGTCCGCCGGCGCGCGGTCGCTGGGGATGCAGCTCATCGCCTACGACGGCCGCCACGACGGCCTGTTCCGGAGCGCCATCCTCCAGAGCGGCAGCTCCGTTGCCAagttcgtcggcgccgaggcaTGGCAGCCCTTCTTCGACGCCATCCTGCGCAAGACGTCATGCGACGCCTCCGGCGACTCCGCCGCCCGGCTGGCCTGCCTGCGCGCGCTGCCGTGGCAGACGCTCAACAGCATCTTCAACGGCTCCGACCCGCTCAACGTCACGGCGCCCGTCATCacggccgtcatcgacggcgacttCATCACGGCGCAGGCGTCTGCCCTGCTGCGCCAGGGCAAGTTCGCGCCGgtcccgctcctcctcggcaacaACTTCGACGAGGGCACAGGGTACGCGAGGCAGGGCGTCAACACGACGGAGCAGTTCGAGGCCTGGGTCGCGAGCAGCCTGCAGGTGGACGCCGCCCAGGTCGCCACCATCTCGAGGCTGTACCCggacgacccggccgtcggTATCCCCGCGTCGCACCCGGGCCGGCCCTCgggctccctcgccgccttcggctCGCAGTGGAAGCGCgtcgcggccgtcgcgggAGACTACCAGCAGCACAGCGGCAGGAGGCTCCTCGCCAGCTCGTACGCCCGCGTCGGGCTGCCGGTGTACTCGTACATGTGGAATGTCTACGTCAACGGCCTCGGGCCCATCTACGGCGCCACGCACTTCCAGgaggtcgtcttcgtcttcaacaacGTCCGGGCCCTGGGCTACGCCACCAACCCGTTCGAGGGCAAGCCCAAGTCGTACTTTGAGCTGGCGGACCTGATGAGCAAGATGTGGGTGGCCTTCATCCACGACACGGATCCGAACCAGTGCAACTCGCCCCGGCTTACTTGGCCGCGATACACACCCCGGCGGCCGCAGAACCTGGTGTTCGACGCCAACTACACCAGGCTGGGCTACGTTGCGCGGGACGACTACAGGGCGGCCGAGATTGCGTATATGCAAGAGCACGTGTTTTGA